DNA sequence from the Xenopus tropicalis strain Nigerian chromosome 4, UCB_Xtro_10.0, whole genome shotgun sequence genome:
ATCCTGCCGCAGAGTTCTAATGCAATTGACATAGTAAACCATCCAGTACTAAGCCAAGTGTTAGAAATCTTCCTGAAAGCAAAACACATAATATGATCAAATAACCCATATATTCACACTTTGTACTGTATGTGCAAAATTACATAACATTATAATGTATTTACAGCACGTATGTATTGATTAAAGTGTGATTCCAAAGGCCACCAGCCTTAGTGAGGTTCCTAGCCACAGTCTCCTGTCTGTACATGTTTtagctttagttttttttaatctcacCTTGAATTGGTTTCATTGTGAATTTATGGTATAGCTGTCAGTCAGCTATGGTAGTGGATCGCAAATTGTGGGGCTGAACTCACAAGTGGGACCAAGAGCAGTAGCTGAAAAGCAGAGATTGTCAGTTTCATCCCACTCTTACTCGCAAAAGTCTAGCTCATGGGCCAATTAAGTTGAGAGTGTACATTTGTGTAATGTATTGAGACTATGGCAacatgaaacagcaacattttcaTATCTCTGTAAGCTTTAAGGCTAATTCTGCTCCGACTAACTCGTtacatgggacattagcctaaaggtactGACCAAATGTCAAATGGGAGCTTGAAAGAATGCAAGTCCATAAGCTATGAGCTCATAGCTACTGAGCTATAGGTAAACTTGAAAGCACTTAAATGCTTATGGTAAAATCCCCTCCTAAACTCACAGTTACTCAATAgagaacactatggggctgatttactaacccacgaatccgaatgggaaaaattccgattggaaaatgaacattttgcgactttttcgtatttttttcgtcgccgttacgactttttcgtagccgttacaatttgctcgtatgttgtcgcgactttttcgtattgagcgctcgtaaactgcgggcaaaactttcagacttagcatgattttggaagcctcccataggactcaatggcactctgcagctccaacctggcccaaggaaagtcacgataccgaagcttgaatgaatccgaaactttcttactcggcgcgatggctacgaaaaagtcgcgacaatttgcgcaagtcgtaacgctacgaaaaagtcgcaacaatttgcgaaaaagtcgtaacggctacaaaaaagtcgcgacaatttgtgaaaaagttgtaacggctacaaaaaagtcacgtcaatttccgaaaaaaacgcaaaataccgatcattatgaaaaaaacgcatttgggcgcttttcggacgttcgtggattagtaaatgtgcccctatatgtgagTGAGAGCTTGACATATTCTGGCCTATTTGCTTGCAATGTAATCAAACAAAATGATGCCTGAATTGAGAGTATTCATTTCTAATGTTTGTATTCAGGATTTGGTAACAGTTATTATGTTAcatcagaggtccccaaccttttataagtgcgagccacattcaaatggaaaaagtgttggggagcaacaccaccatgttccaggggtgccaaattagagctgttattggctatttgaaatcctctatgtggactggaagcctacaaaaggctctgtttggcattacagcgaggttttatgcaatataatgcCACATAGATAGTGTAAATACAGCAATGTGTGTGCAACTACCCTGTCGCATAATCATACAAACAGAAAGACAGAagcaataaagaattttttttactgGAAATTCATTGCTAGTAGTAGAATTCCTCAGGAAATTACCAGATATAGGACTGGATTCTACATTCCCATATCCAAGTACACGGTTAAACAGAGTCTGGGCCACTCCCTGTCTCATCTGATTGGAGTTTCTAGCAAAAGCTAATATATGTTAGTGAACTAATGTTCAGTGGTACCAAATGATGCTGACCACTTTGCTGCTAAAGTGTGAGATAATGGGTTCAATAATGTTACAGTACATCTACAGGAACAAATAATGGGTTAAATGCCGTAATGCTGTAAAAAAAGAGAATCCATTTAGACTTTCATTACAAGTTGGCATCCTTATCTAACTGCATCTGCTATTTGGGAGAAACTTATTTACTGAAATGACTTTGGACTGTAATGGAATTACCCTGACTGACTCAATGCTCTGTGTTGTCATGTTAGAAGAAATGGCCCATCCTCTTTGTGCAATGAGCTAATGTAGTAGGTTTTCTGTAATGTGCACTAAATAACAATTATTAAGAAAAGAggaatatttgtatatatactttatagaAATAGTGTGCTTCTGCTTATGACATGCTTTTTGCAATGATAATGTATTTGATCTTTCCAAGATCACTCAATTTTCCATTGTTCACTTTAGCTAAAAACTGTATCTTGCAATTGGGTGCTTTCAGTTGGTAGTTTACATATGTTTTATTCTCCAGGGCTTTGCTATTACAAACAATTCTCACTATGCCTGGAGGCCCATGCATATAAACCTGGGCATTCTGCTTACTTGCTTCTCTCTGTAGTATCAGTATGGTGCTAACATAACTATGCAGATTAGTTCTCCTTCTCCCATTTCTCAGAAACTCAGTCCTTATATGTTTGATAAAGGAGACTGTAATAACACGTTTGCAGTTGTGAATAACAGTGACTTGTTTAGCagaagctttaaaaataaatgattgtCTTAATTTAGGCACCAGGAAGACTTTAGTGTAATGTAACATATCCTAGCATGTACCAAGATGTCGCTTTTTAAGGCTTATCTATTAACCGTTTCATTCATATTTCTGCAAGTACTGATGCGTAATTGCTTTACATTGCCTGCAAAACTGAAGGGATGTACAAGGGAGGTGCTATGGGTGTTCCCTGAGTGGACTGCCCTATACATATAGCCTTTGCTTTATTTATGTGTGGTGATATCTGAAGCACTTGGCATGTCCACCTTTTTCAGCACTACAGAAACATTCctaaaaaaatgttattcctATCTAAATTCTGTGGTGGAGTAGAAGCAGTGTGGAGGGCAATCTGTGGCATAAGGAGGCATTCATTTGATTCCTAGTCTACACTACCTACAATGTGCCATAACTCATTTGGTTTGGTTTATTAAACTTTTCATCATACCATGGCCTCCTGTCATTATTTAGCCATAAAAAGGCATATTTTGGGTTACTCAGCACACTGGCTTCTACCTGCTAGTCACTCACCAGGGGACAGACCTGACATACATACTTTTTTAATTGAATTAAACAAAATTTGCACACTGGCAGTAAGGAAAATGTCTGTTGTTTTTGAAGATTATGCTTTTAATACCTGAATAGGTGCTGAATATTGAAAATAATGACCACATTAATAAGAACCACATTACTTCTGTCAATTTCTTTAGTTTATAATTTATGTTAATATTACTTTTGTATGAATCAATACAAAAATGGAAATTAGTAAATCTGCAACAAAGAATCCCGCAATTTATGGTTAACTTGGAAGGAAAGGATATAATAAGGCTGACACTGGTTGCTGACTTGCTTTGGCCCCTTTTGTCTGGATATTATTGACTTGTGTATGAAACCCAAACAATTGCCTGACTGGCCAATATCTAAATAGAACTCagacagatatcagttgggaaggTTGGAAAATCCTGTGAACTACCATCAGCATTGGGTCTGCAAATGTGGACCAATATTTGGCCTgggggccaaactatcaaatatGCCTCATCTGCACCACCACCAGGATGGTCAAATCAGGCAATGATCAGGCTGCTAACCTGGCCACACAAGCATATTAAGCTTAGACTGAGCACATTTGGCAGCAACTACAGTAACAGTATGTTTATTAGAGGAAAAATGCTGAATCATTTAAATTGGCACTTAGACTGATAGACCATAGCAGAAAAAGactattttgataaaaaaaacaaaacatccttatccagaaaaaaagtATTGTCTAATTTTATATGCCATTTATGTGTATCTGTTAGTGGGTGCAATGTTTATAAAACAGAGAGTCTGAAACACATGGCAACTGCAAATTGGTTTGGAAATAGGTAAGATGATGAACACAATCATTCTCTAAAAATATGAATGCAAAGTGTGAAAGCTCAAAAATTAAATTAAGTTAATTTACAAGCAGATTATATTATACCTGTGTCACGTCCCACAtagaaaaatttaatttgttttataggAAGAAAATAAAGTTCtaccattttatattttgtaattgtCAGACTTGCTTAACATGCATGAAACAAATCAGGTTtacactaaaagagaaaaagaacattgagattttgttttgacttttttttgttttataagggatgtgactgggctgtgaattaaATGGACccttttaggagggacagagggattagaAAGGGTGGAGGAGTTTGTCTGTAAGCAAAGCCTGAAATAAAGCCTTgcgctaaagaaattaccagggacagcaaCAGGAAGgcgtggaatccctttgggtagagtcTCCAGCTAAGAaaattacaaagaaaattatcattaaTGTATCCTACAAACCACCTCACATAAGCGAGGAGAATAAAGCACAGCTACTATTACATATgaaggaggcttcacaactagttGTTATTATAGGGGACTtaaattatccagacattgacagAAGTAATGGGATTGCCAAGTCAGAAAAAACTAGCAGGTTTGTAAATTTGCAAAATGCCTAGAACCTGCTAGGAGTGATTCTCGTTTGGACCTGGTAATACCCTGGAAAATGTTTTATCAGTTAAAGGGGGGCAATAAAgcacataaaaattatttttaaatatgtaaatagtaaaaaaatgaagcaagaaggggttgAACCCTTATTAGAGGGAGGTCAATTTGTTGAagagagcagggaaaaagcagaaattctgaactgttatttttcgtCTGTCTACACAATGGAGGGACCAGCCAataaaggcttcctttttaatagacccaattcttgTAATGTAACTACTGAAAATTGGGATGCAAACTGGAAAATATGGATAAGTGCAAAGTttgcactttggcagaaataatatgAACGTAAGtgatacactaaatggtagtgtgttgggggtatccttaattcagaaagctctggggatttttgtagataacaagttgttttaccccaggcagtgtcattctgtggctactaaagcaaataaagcaaagtgctgtcttgtataaaatggGCACTACCTGAAGGGTTGAAAATGTAATTATGCcaatttataggtccctggtaaggcctcaccttgagtatgcagtgcagttttgggctcctgtccttaagaaggatattaatgagctggagagagtgcagagacgtgcaactaaactggtaaaggggatggaagatttaaactatgaggtgagactgtcgaggttggggttgttttctctagaaaaaaggcgcttgcgaggagcAATgactactctgtacaagtacattagaggggattataggtagataggggatgttcttttttcccattaaaacgaTTATTGCACCAGAGGCCacgcctttagattagaggaacggagcttccatttgaagcagtgtaggtggtttttcacattgaggttgtggaatgcccttcctagtgatgttgtgatggggattcttttaatgcctttaaaggagggggtgtcaaaatgtaaggcacccccaggtattgtaatcgcttaccttatgacacaaggctggtgctcctgttaggagaaaaccgcaccagctgCAAGCGAGCAATCCTCTTCCATCTGTCTTCGTTCTTCCGAATCCCAGGGCCAGCACATGCGCAGTGGGGTAAAAATGCTGACTTTCttattaaagtttggcttttcactctactgcgcatgctcaaggggcgcaaagacagaagaaggaagaggattgctctctTGCAGCAgccctgggctggtgcgtttTTCTCCTGACAGTAGCACCAGCCTGCTACTAGAACACTAGGGAGTTATTTTTCCTGTTACAATTTAGTGGTTTTCCCAGTacatacttttttatatttatgaaagcTTTTTCTGAAAATGTTCACTCCTTTTTCCAGAACAAAAAATGTTATGGGtctggcttatttattaaattctTTCCTCACTTCCTCCAGTAACCAGAAAGTGTTCTACAGTTTTGAGCAATCGAACTATTACTACTAGTCTAGTAGAAACTGAGACAAGCCAGCAACTGAATTATTGATTGGATAGGAGAGAGTCTAGAACAGGAGTGCTTCAAGAGGACAGTATGGGTAAGTAGTGCTATAAGACTCAACTGTCAAGATAATTGAAACAATCATATTGTACAGTATTGTACAGTAAATACAAACTGCAGTaagttcattttatatatatctaCACTCCAAAAGGCTAGTAAGCCAGACTTATATAGGCAAATGCCAAAGACGAGTGCATGCGTCAAATACTGAGCCAGcctttgaattaaatattttttcagcATGACAGTTTTCCATTTCCAATTTACTTTTTAGCTAAAATTGCCTCAGCTACTCTCGGTACTATTATTTGTACGAACTGTTCCTTTTCATTTCATTAAACAATATGCCACATGATTGGCAGCAATGAAAAGTACCACATGTCATTTTATGTAAGTCTCTAAAATCTTTAGTTAAGAAACAAAATTTCAGTGCTGCCAAGAACACATTACTTTCCTATTTTCCTGTCATTTTACTATCCGACActaagaggcttatttatcaaaattccaaTTTGTGTATTTAATTGAACTgagtttttttcaattcaaatgaaCTCAAGATTTTACtgaactcaaatgtttgcttgtttattaaaaaattcaaagctaataaacttgaaaaaaaactcgaatgcaGTGCATTTGTATTCAAATCATGATTtggggtctacaaactctcaaaggAATTTGatggttttttggggttttttttgatgCTTATGTTTTTGCAAacttcaatttttttaaataaataaaaacgaaTAGCACCAAAAACATGAATTTGATGTTTATAACTCAACACCGGAgcgtggatatatatatatatatatatacacacacacacacattttcttgCATTAGAGTGCAGACACTACAAGGCCTgaagtatatatactgtgtatatatatatatatatatatatatatatatatatatatatatgggaaacaAACAACAAAGTGTTTATttcccttgaaaaaggtcccattAAGTGACCGAAACATTGGGTTCTCAATAAAACCTTTACCTTTTACCTAATACCAAGTCCTGTTGAGTGCAATACTTTGTACATTTATGGCAACCTTTATATGCACACAGGCAAGTTATATTTTTTGGACTGAGTGCATCTAGtggattttataaatatatgtatgtatatatatatatatatatatatatatatatatacatacacacatatataaatattcctCTGCTCATTGATAGAATTTTGCCCTAAAATTTACTAGAAAATGTCATAGTCTTTCTTTGCATGTTAGGGAAGATAGAAAACCCATACGGCAGGCACTGAAACACTGAAGATAATTATAGCAAACTGCTGAAATAAAAATGGTACCTGTCTTTTCCAGTCTCTTTTTTGAAGAGGTCATCAAACTGAAGCATCTTGTGCCGTGTAATTATGTGTACTTTTAATCGAGGTAGTATCTTGTTTATGAGCTGTAGATTATTATAAAGTAAGCCTTTGCCATCTCTCCGCATGTAGTTGCTTGGGCCCCAAAAGATGAATACTGTCCCCTGACTCATGTTCAAGAGCTCATTGCGATTCCTTAAAATCCTCTGAATGCTGGAGTGTGCAATCACTCGAAGGCTTGTTTTGTTGCCAACATCTTGTCCATAACCCCTTGTGGGAGCATCATTCATTCGTATTACACACTCCGTCTGGTCAATCTTATTACCCTGTTTGCTTCCCAGCAGGTGCCCAGAGCTGGTTACTAACGCACATGTCTTGCAGTGCATTTTCAGGGGCTGTAGAAACAGAATGTGAATTATTCACACATAAGAATGAATTTTATTTGGCCAAGAGTCAGTATAAATGTTCGTCTTGTACAGCCTGCCATCAATAtttaattaaacaataaaattaaataacaCACTTTCAGATATTATTCTCAAATGGCTAAAATATCAGATGATCAAGCAAAATCACTGCTTAATATGACATGTTATAAATGCTAGCAAAACCCATAATGCAAGTAACAAATTGGTTGTTACCATACATACACCTTAAAAATTAAGATTATAGTatcttttcttttgcttttgtAATTATTGGAGCATATTGAATCATCCTCTGTAAGCTATTTATAGAAGACAGTCTAAGGAGGGATTTAATAGTAGTCTTAGAACTTTGCACCAGTTTTACTAACTTCCAGCAATGAATCAGCAAGTAAACTTTACAAGTCACCTGTTTGACAAGaagcacctga
Encoded proteins:
- the st6galnac5 gene encoding alpha-N-acetylgalactosaminide alpha-2,6-sialyltransferase 5 precursor (The RefSeq protein has 1 substitution compared to this genomic sequence), yielding MKTLLRHGLAVFLALSTLLIMYSSMGSEKDQKYLRGTNITRASRHKESLSDPVLEGYISISDHKPLKMHCKTCALVTSSGHLLGSKQGNKIDQTECVIRMNDAPTRGYGQDVGNKTSLRVIAHSSIQRILRNRNELLNMSQGTVFIFWGPSNYMRRDGKGLLYNNLQLINKILPRLKVHIITRHKMLQFDDLFKKETGKDRKISNTWLSTGWFTMSIALELCDRINVYGMVPPDFCRAPNHTLVPYHYYEPMGPDECTMYISHERGRKGSHHRFITEKRVFANWARTFNIHFFQPDWKPDSHSGKHMIIKPTF